From Arcobacter arenosus:
AATTCTCTTTTATTTTGGAAATCACTTTTACAATTTTATTAGATATTGTTCCCTCCATCGCAAATTTATTTAAGAAGTATCCACTTTCATCTTTTATAAGAATAAAAAGAATCTCTTTTATAATCATGGGAGAAAGAAAATTAATCTCTTCATCTGATTTTTCAAGAAGTTTAACTAGTCTTACAACAGGGTCATAAATTCTTTCATTTAAATCATCAAAGAATAAACCTTTTTCAGTTTTTCTTGATAAATTAAATCTACTTGTATCAAGGTTTTTTAATACTTCATAAATCTCTTCAAGGGAAAATCTAATTCTTAACGATACATAGGGGGTTTCTTTAGTTGCATTTTCTATTTTTACTTTAGCAAAAAGGTTGGATGCTGATAAAAGATATTTTTGAGTATCATAACCCAAAGGCTCTTTCCCAAAATCAATCGCTTTGCTCCCTTGCAAGATAATACAAAGTGAGGGTTCATATGCAGTTGTATTAAACTGTGTTTCATCTTGAGCAAAATAAAAATCTAGTGCAGGGATTTGTGTTTGTAAACTGCCTTCTAAATCTAAAGAATACTTGTTTTCTAGGACACTTAGAAGTTCTTTTCTACTTCTTTCAATAAAATCTTTCATCTTTAACCTCTTAATTTTTATGAAAAAAATTATACAGTAGTTTTTCCTTTCTCGATATAAAAAAACTACTTTATTATTGCACAATACTCCAAATATAAGAATAATTTTCTATTTGTAGTATTTGACAATGATTTTGCAATATTGTTCTACCAAAAAAAGAAATGCCTATATTATAATTTTTTGAGAAGCTTTAATATTTATTAGGTGTTTTTTAATTTAAAAATATTATGAAAAAGGATTATTATGAAAAAAATTGGATTAATTAGTGTATTAACTGCAATCTTGGTTTCTCAAATACAAGGAAGTGAAACTAAAAATACTCAAGTTATTACAAAACTTGAAGATAGGAAATCAATTGTTGTAAGTAAAACAGATTTTAAAAAATACTTTTCTGGTGGAGAGGTTAGAATTGATCCGGTTTATCCAAAGGGAAATGCAAAAACTCACTCAGGAGCATATGTAACTTTTGAACCAGGTGCTAGATCTAATTGGCATACACATCCAGCAGGACAACATATTATCGTAACAAAAGGTGTTGGTTATACACAAACTTGGGATGGTAAAAAAGAGATTGTAAAAGAGGGTGATGTAGTATGGTGTCCAATTGGTGTAAAACACTGGCATGGAGCATCAAAAGATATCGCTATGACTCACTTAGTAATTACGGGTGCCGTTGAAGAAACAGGAAAAAATGTAGAATGGCTTGAACCTGTAACTGATGAACAATACCATAGTCACTAATAAGGAGTAACATATGTATAAAAAAATACTTACTTTTTCACTATTTTTGAGCTTGTTTTTTACAAACTCATTATTTGCAAATAAGGATATAAAGATGTTAGATGAACAACAAAATATTATTACAATATCAGCATTTACTGCAACTGGTGAACTTGATAGATTAGAAAATGCATTAAATGAAGGATTAGACTCTGGGTTAACAATAAATGAAATAAAAGAGATATTTGCTCATTTGTATGCTTACGTAGGTTTTCCTAGAAGTTTAAATGCCCAAAATCTATTTATGAAAGTAGTTGAAAACAGAAAAAAAACTGGTAAAGAAGATATTGAAGGTAAAAAGGCAAGTCCAAAACCTGAAGGGTATGATTCAATTGAATATGGTAAAAAAATTAGAGCAAAACTTGCTGGATCAAAAGAGGATTATACAGGTGCCCCTTACCAAGTATTTTCTCCTGTAATTGATGAATATCTATTAGGGCATTTATTCGGTGACATTTTTGTTAGAGATGTACTTGATCATAAAACTAGAGAACTTGTAACAATATCTGCACTAGCTTCTTTAACAGGTACTCAAGGACAATTAAATTTTCATTTTAAAGCCTCAATGAATACTGGACTTACAAAAGAACAATTAAAAGATTTTATTAAAGTTATAGATACAAAAGTTGATAGTAAACAAGCAAAACTATCAAGTGAAACTTTAGAAAAAGTACTAAACTAGTTTTTTTCTAATTTTTACTCTTCTAACCATGAGCTTAAAGCTCTTGGTTTTCCAAGATAATAACCTTGTCCATAAGTTACACCAATTTTTCTTAACTCTTCAACATCTTCTTTTGTTTCAACATATTCTGCAACTGTTTCTTGATTTTTTAAACTTGCTATTTCTTGAA
This genomic window contains:
- a CDS encoding carboxymuconolactone decarboxylase family protein, with translation MLDEQQNIITISAFTATGELDRLENALNEGLDSGLTINEIKEIFAHLYAYVGFPRSLNAQNLFMKVVENRKKTGKEDIEGKKASPKPEGYDSIEYGKKIRAKLAGSKEDYTGAPYQVFSPVIDEYLLGHLFGDIFVRDVLDHKTRELVTISALASLTGTQGQLNFHFKASMNTGLTKEQLKDFIKVIDTKVDSKQAKLSSETLEKVLN
- a CDS encoding AraC family transcriptional regulator — its product is MKDFIERSRKELLSVLENKYSLDLEGSLQTQIPALDFYFAQDETQFNTTAYEPSLCIILQGSKAIDFGKEPLGYDTQKYLLSASNLFAKVKIENATKETPYVSLRIRFSLEEIYEVLKNLDTSRFNLSRKTEKGLFFDDLNERIYDPVVRLVKLLEKSDEEINFLSPMIIKEILFILIKDESGYFLNKFAMEGTISNKIVKVISKIKENFNEKLNVKELARFIDMSESSLYDNFKTITSMTPIQFQKKIRLEEAKLMLLNQNIEASQVAFEVGYESPSQFSREYSRMFGMSPKAHAQYLREQSIA
- a CDS encoding cupin domain-containing protein, whose translation is MKKIGLISVLTAILVSQIQGSETKNTQVITKLEDRKSIVVSKTDFKKYFSGGEVRIDPVYPKGNAKTHSGAYVTFEPGARSNWHTHPAGQHIIVTKGVGYTQTWDGKKEIVKEGDVVWCPIGVKHWHGASKDIAMTHLVITGAVEETGKNVEWLEPVTDEQYHSH